A section of the Flavobacterium sp. CG_23.5 genome encodes:
- the porU gene encoding type IX secretion system sortase PorU, with the protein MRKTLLVYLSLIPFISFAQTKGTINIGWSEKKEISIGDILINAPQFSGENYYYDVAKKAINYTLKISESSSFEKSNVEITNIIYEPISTSNLGDLDLENIPTTPNAYLRTITARDLESTFLVLSPIVKDNFGFKRIKSFSYAAQSNSSRLSQSNKSAAAQINSILASGDWYQFYIEKSGVYKISKSFLQQLGFNTNGIDPKKIKIYGNGGKMLPLSNNTFYPSDLIENAIEVLGENDGIFNDDDYILFYAEGLDTWNEESQTFTNLYDTKSYYYVTTQGAEGKRIAPMNQPSGSTTIALNTFDDHQYHEIDLVNIARLGRQWFGESFEIKQEQEFEFNFPNFDASSPIKAKATLASAAFSPTSFKMAANGQEIGNISFPALNANSDTEFNTGSLPNNVSFTGSENVKIKLTYNNNGVPGSKGYLDYIQLIAKRKLQGYGKQFHFQYDLSNSSLGIASYTIANSASIPEIWDITDLYNITKAENAGQSSFTFKANLGELRKYIALDASDYFTPLKTSKTKITNQNLRGTIFKNAQGQFQDIDYVIISPAFLTTQAEKLATFHRSKSNLNVKVISLESIYQEFSSGKQDISAIRNCIKYIYENASTPEKRIKYVNLFGDASYDFKNRIANNTNVVPIYHSLKSNTSGEASFASDDFFGLMDASEGNIISYFGGIDIAVGRMLVNDTKQADEMVNKVIEYYDLKSYGSWRNNIVLVSDDSDITSDASLQSRQNNLADVITSEKPFLNVNKILLDSYVQEASAGGFRYPKARTDFFNAFEKGALIFNYLGHGGEDGLSSERIWEKSDGQNLSNQYKYPLFITITCEFSRFDNPSRPTAGEYTYWNPNGGAIAMITTIRAIGQYSAENFNDTLSKYLLSYGSNQYTSIAEALRLSKNSNPNSATNVVFYIGDPALMLAIPKPKINLTKVNDIAVSQPIDDFKSLSKIKLTGEITDENNNLLTNYNGELSTTIFDKIIARTTLNNDRNSSPINFNVLGETIFRGNASVTNGKFEFSFVVPRDIRIPVANGRISFYAKKNQILENETGFNTSIKVGGINENAVADNISPKVKLYMNDETFVSGGTTNESPFLLAFLEDENGINTASGIGHDIVAILDGDVNNPFILNDYYQTKLDDYTHGTLRFPLHNLSVGLHTITFKAWDVYNNPIITEIQFIVVGDETITLTHVLNYPNPFVNYTEFWFTHNRPYEPLEVQVQVMTITGKVVWTKNQIITTEGFLSKEIIWDGKDDFGSKIGKGVYVYKLTVKSNLTNKKAEKYEKLVIL; encoded by the coding sequence ATGAGAAAAACACTTTTAGTTTATTTATCTCTTATTCCATTTATTTCTTTTGCCCAAACAAAAGGCACGATTAACATTGGATGGTCAGAAAAAAAAGAAATTTCTATTGGAGATATTCTAATCAATGCCCCTCAATTTAGCGGTGAAAATTATTATTATGATGTCGCCAAAAAAGCGATAAACTATACTTTAAAAATATCAGAGTCAAGTTCTTTTGAAAAAAGTAATGTTGAAATAACTAATATTATTTACGAACCCATTTCAACATCCAACCTAGGTGATCTAGATTTGGAAAATATTCCCACAACACCAAATGCTTACCTGAGAACAATAACGGCTCGAGACCTAGAATCCACTTTTCTTGTTCTCTCACCAATAGTAAAAGACAATTTTGGATTCAAAAGAATAAAATCGTTTTCTTATGCGGCGCAAAGCAACTCTTCCAGACTTTCACAATCTAATAAAAGCGCTGCCGCGCAAATCAATTCAATTTTAGCATCAGGGGATTGGTACCAATTTTATATAGAAAAATCCGGCGTTTACAAGATCTCTAAAAGTTTTTTACAGCAATTAGGATTCAACACAAACGGCATTGATCCAAAAAAAATAAAGATTTATGGCAATGGCGGAAAAATGCTTCCCTTGTCAAACAACACCTTCTACCCTTCAGATTTGATTGAGAATGCCATTGAAGTTCTTGGAGAAAACGACGGCATATTTAACGATGATGACTATATTTTATTTTATGCTGAAGGATTGGATACCTGGAACGAAGAAAGCCAAACCTTTACTAATTTATACGACACAAAATCATATTATTATGTAACAACTCAAGGTGCTGAAGGAAAAAGAATCGCACCTATGAATCAACCTTCAGGAAGCACTACAATTGCTTTAAACACATTTGATGATCATCAATATCATGAAATAGATCTTGTAAATATTGCCCGTTTAGGGCGACAATGGTTTGGAGAATCATTTGAAATAAAGCAAGAACAGGAATTTGAATTTAATTTCCCAAACTTCGATGCCTCTTCTCCTATTAAAGCAAAAGCAACATTAGCTTCAGCGGCTTTTTCCCCTACTTCATTTAAAATGGCGGCTAATGGACAAGAAATAGGGAACATTTCTTTTCCCGCATTGAACGCTAATTCGGATACCGAATTCAATACGGGATCTTTACCAAACAATGTGTCTTTTACCGGTTCCGAAAATGTAAAAATCAAATTAACCTATAATAATAATGGCGTTCCTGGATCAAAAGGCTATCTGGATTATATTCAGCTTATCGCCAAAAGAAAACTTCAGGGTTACGGAAAGCAATTTCATTTTCAATACGATTTATCAAATTCAAGTTTAGGAATTGCAAGTTATACTATCGCAAATTCCGCAAGCATTCCTGAAATATGGGACATCACCGATTTATACAATATAACCAAAGCGGAAAACGCGGGTCAAAGTTCTTTCACTTTTAAAGCAAATTTGGGCGAGCTGAGAAAATATATTGCACTTGACGCATCAGACTACTTTACGCCATTGAAGACTAGTAAAACTAAAATTACTAATCAGAACTTAAGAGGGACAATTTTTAAAAATGCCCAAGGCCAGTTTCAAGATATTGATTACGTAATTATATCGCCTGCTTTTTTAACAACACAAGCGGAAAAGCTAGCAACTTTTCATCGTTCAAAATCAAATCTGAATGTAAAAGTAATTTCGCTTGAATCTATTTACCAAGAGTTCTCATCCGGAAAACAAGATATTTCTGCGATAAGAAATTGCATCAAATATATTTATGAAAATGCCTCAACCCCTGAAAAAAGAATAAAATATGTCAACCTTTTTGGTGACGCCTCCTACGATTTTAAAAACCGAATTGCAAACAACACTAATGTTGTTCCTATTTATCACTCCTTAAAAAGCAATACATCAGGCGAAGCTTCTTTCGCCTCAGATGATTTTTTTGGTTTAATGGATGCTAGTGAAGGAAATATTATTTCCTATTTTGGAGGAATCGATATTGCAGTTGGAAGAATGCTGGTAAATGACACCAAGCAAGCTGATGAAATGGTAAATAAAGTCATCGAATACTATGATTTAAAATCATACGGCAGTTGGAGGAATAATATAGTTTTGGTTTCTGACGACTCAGATATTACTTCAGATGCATCTTTGCAAAGCAGACAAAATAATTTAGCAGACGTTATTACATCCGAAAAACCATTTTTGAATGTTAATAAAATACTTTTAGACTCTTATGTTCAAGAAGCGTCAGCTGGTGGATTCAGGTATCCAAAAGCACGAACCGATTTTTTTAATGCTTTCGAAAAAGGAGCATTAATATTTAATTATTTGGGGCATGGTGGGGAAGATGGTTTGTCCAGCGAACGCATTTGGGAAAAATCTGATGGTCAAAATTTAAGCAATCAATACAAATATCCCTTATTCATTACTATAACTTGTGAATTTTCCCGTTTTGACAATCCTTCCAGACCGACAGCGGGGGAATATACGTATTGGAATCCAAACGGAGGTGCCATTGCCATGATCACCACCATACGAGCAATTGGACAATACAGTGCTGAAAATTTCAACGATACATTGTCTAAATATTTATTGTCGTACGGATCTAATCAATACACTTCTATTGCAGAAGCATTGCGACTTTCCAAAAACAGCAACCCAAATTCAGCGACGAATGTGGTTTTTTATATTGGCGACCCAGCTTTGATGCTAGCGATACCAAAACCAAAAATAAATCTCACAAAAGTTAATGATATTGCAGTTTCTCAACCCATTGATGATTTCAAATCATTATCAAAGATAAAATTGACCGGTGAAATTACCGATGAAAACAACAACCTATTAACGAATTATAATGGCGAACTTTCTACCACTATTTTCGATAAAATTATTGCAAGAACAACGCTAAACAATGATCGAAATAGTAGTCCAATAAATTTTAATGTTTTAGGTGAGACCATATTTAGAGGAAATGCATCGGTAACAAATGGCAAATTTGAGTTTAGCTTCGTCGTTCCGCGTGATATTCGAATTCCAGTAGCCAATGGAAGAATCAGTTTTTATGCTAAAAAAAATCAGATTTTAGAAAATGAGACTGGTTTTAATACGAGCATCAAAGTAGGAGGAATAAATGAAAATGCTGTCGCAGACAATATTAGTCCAAAAGTTAAGTTATATATGAATGATGAAACTTTTGTTTCAGGTGGCACAACAAATGAATCTCCTTTCCTTCTTGCTTTTCTTGAAGATGAAAATGGTATAAATACAGCCAGCGGAATAGGTCATGACATTGTTGCAATATTAGATGGTGATGTAAATAATCCTTTTATATTAAATGATTATTATCAAACAAAACTAGATGATTATACCCATGGAACGCTCAGATTTCCATTGCATAACTTATCAGTAGGCCTACATACTATTACGTTCAAAGCATGGGATGTATATAACAATCCCATTATTACAGAAATTCAGTTTATTGTTGTTGGAGATGAAACCATAACATTGACGCACGTATTGAACTACCCCAATCCATTTGTTAATTATACCGAATTTTGGTTTACACATAACAGACCTTATGAACCTCTTGAGGTTCAGGTTCAGGTTATGACAATAACAGGAAAAGTGGTTTGGACTAAAAATCAAATCATTACCACCGAAGGATTTCTATCTAAAGAAATTATTTGGGATGGAAAAGACGACTTTGGAAGCAAAATTGGAAAAGGGGTTTACGTTTATAAACTTACCGTAAAATCAAACTTGACCAATAAAAAGGCAGAAAAGTATGAAAAACTTGTAATACTTTAA
- the porV gene encoding type IX secretion system outer membrane channel protein PorV gives MKKIALLFICFFTLFLAKAQDRVITTGVPFLLVSADARAAGMADVGVSSSADAFSQQWNPAKYAFSTDKQGFSISYTPYLTDLVNDISLGQLTYYNKLNERSAFAGSLRYFGLGNIELRETGNPDEVPRIVSPNEFALDGSYSLKLSERFSMAVAGRYIHSSLKVATDNGDASPATSFAVDVAGFYQSEEIAYSNFNGRWRGGFNFQNLGPKISYDNSEFSTNFLPANLKIGTGFDFILDDYNKVALNIEFNKLLVPTPQNPDLNGDGTITAEERAQNLEDYRRIGWVSGVFKSFGDAPDGFSEELKEFTYAAGAEYFYQDSFAMRMGYFHESPQKGARQFFSLGAGFKYNVVKVDVSYLFSASKVKNPLENTLRFSLTFNFGEKYDEY, from the coding sequence ATGAAAAAAATAGCTTTACTCTTTATCTGCTTTTTTACACTTTTTCTTGCAAAAGCGCAAGATAGAGTCATAACAACAGGGGTTCCGTTTTTATTAGTTTCTGCCGATGCTAGAGCAGCAGGTATGGCCGATGTTGGAGTGTCGTCTTCCGCTGATGCCTTTTCACAACAGTGGAATCCAGCAAAATATGCATTTTCGACAGACAAACAGGGTTTTTCTATTAGTTACACTCCCTACCTTACCGATTTGGTAAATGATATTTCATTGGGACAATTAACGTATTACAACAAACTTAATGAACGAAGTGCGTTTGCAGGAAGCCTGCGTTATTTTGGTTTAGGGAACATCGAACTTCGTGAAACCGGCAATCCTGATGAAGTACCTAGAATAGTTTCTCCAAACGAATTTGCACTTGATGGATCTTACTCATTAAAACTGAGTGAAAGATTTTCAATGGCCGTTGCAGGAAGATATATTCATTCCAGTTTAAAAGTTGCAACAGATAATGGAGATGCATCACCGGCAACCTCATTTGCAGTTGACGTAGCAGGTTTCTACCAATCGGAGGAAATAGCTTATAGTAATTTTAACGGAAGATGGAGAGGCGGATTTAATTTTCAAAATTTGGGTCCAAAAATAAGCTATGATAATTCTGAATTTAGCACCAATTTTCTTCCTGCCAATTTAAAAATTGGAACTGGATTTGACTTTATCTTAGATGACTATAACAAAGTGGCTTTAAATATAGAATTCAATAAGCTATTAGTCCCAACACCTCAAAATCCAGATTTAAATGGAGATGGAACTATAACCGCTGAAGAACGAGCACAAAACTTAGAAGACTACCGCAGAATTGGTTGGGTTTCCGGTGTTTTCAAATCATTTGGTGATGCTCCCGACGGTTTCAGCGAAGAACTTAAAGAATTTACTTATGCAGCCGGTGCTGAATATTTCTATCAGGATTCATTTGCAATGCGTATGGGATATTTTCACGAAAGCCCGCAAAAAGGAGCTAGACAGTTTTTCTCACTTGGAGCAGGATTTAAATATAATGTCGTAAAAGTAGATGTGTCTTATTTATTCTCCGCTTCAAAAGTAAAAAACCCATTAGAAAACACACTTAGATTTTCACTTACTTTCAACTTTGGTGAGAAGTATGACGAATATTAG
- the cdd gene encoding cytidine deaminase encodes MKEITITTQFTVFDSINDLPKDVHSLMEEAVAIRKKAYAPYSKFRVGVALALDNGKIIQGSNQENAAYPSGLCAERVAIFYAGSIYPEAKILKMAITAASDTNKTTTPIPPCGSCRQSIAEYEIKQDTPIEIYFMGEEGQVYKSASLKNLLPFMFDKKFL; translated from the coding sequence ATGAAAGAAATTACCATAACAACTCAATTTACCGTTTTCGATTCGATTAATGATTTGCCAAAAGACGTCCACAGTCTTATGGAAGAAGCCGTTGCAATAAGAAAAAAAGCATATGCACCTTATTCAAAATTTAGAGTGGGCGTAGCTTTAGCTTTAGATAACGGAAAAATTATACAAGGCTCAAATCAAGAAAATGCCGCTTATCCTTCAGGACTTTGTGCAGAACGTGTCGCTATTTTTTATGCGGGATCAATTTATCCAGAAGCAAAAATTTTAAAAATGGCAATTACTGCCGCTTCAGACACTAATAAAACGACAACCCCAATTCCTCCGTGCGGTTCTTGTCGACAATCTATTGCAGAATATGAGATAAAACAAGACACTCCAATAGAAATATACTTTATGGGAGAAGAAGGCCAAGTATACAAATCGGCATCGTTAAAAAATTTACTTCCATTTATGTTTGACAAAAAATTCCTTTAA